One genomic window of Streptobacillus felis includes the following:
- the ruvX gene encoding Holliday junction resolvase RuvX — MKIYLGLDIGDVRIGVAKSDGLGMFASSYEVIDRNITNPFERIKKIIDEEKIVGLVIGQPKTKDGQNAIQVEKIEKFVEELKPFISEKFPIFYIDERYTTKEAEYYLKNFSKKNGKERRKVVDMVAAQIILQNFLDKYRGKI; from the coding sequence ATGAAAATATACTTAGGCCTTGATATAGGTGATGTAAGAATAGGAGTTGCAAAATCTGATGGGTTAGGAATGTTTGCATCTAGTTATGAAGTTATAGACAGAAATATTACTAATCCTTTTGAGAGAATAAAAAAAATTATAGATGAGGAAAAAATAGTTGGCCTAGTAATAGGACAACCAAAAACTAAAGATGGTCAAAATGCTATACAGGTTGAAAAAATAGAAAAATTTGTAGAAGAATTAAAACCTTTCATATCTGAAAAATTTCCTATATTCTATATAGATGAAAGATATACAACTAAAGAAGCAGAATATTATTTAAAAAACTTTTCTAAAAAAAATGGAAAAGAAAGAAGAAAAGTTGTAGACATGGTCGCAGCTCAAATAATATTACAAAACTTTTTAGACAAATATAGAGGAAAAATATAA